The sequence below is a genomic window from Fuerstiella sp..
ACTCAACACCGAAGTCACCAACCAGGGCCTATCCGGCGACACCAGCAAAGACGGTGTCGATAAACTCAGCCACTTCAACAACCAGCAGTTCGGCATTGTGATCGTTACTCTGGGTGGCAATGACATTCTCCGCCGTGTCAACTGGCAGGACACAAAGCAGAACCTCACCAGGATCTTTAGTGAATTAACCGGCACCGGTCATTTTGTCGTTTTCACCGGAATCGATGTTCCGCTCACCCCCTCCCGCAGCAAACGCTGCGGGCAACTCTGCGAGGCCCACGGTGTGCTCTACGTGTCCAACATCCTTGACGGTATCACGAACAATCCCAAGCTGCTCTCTGACAAGATCCACCCCAACGACGACGGCTATCGTCTGATGGCCGAACGTGTCGCCAACGCCCTCCGCACAGCCGGGATCTTCGCAAAGTTGTGAGTCGTGAGTGAGGTCGCACCCGCTTTTATGATTTTATCATTGCCTTCATTTGACAACCGTTCCAGCTGTATGTCTGCAAACTGACCTGTCGCCTCGTTGCCTCCAACGGATGCCCAACACGGTAATCCGACCGCGCTGTACTCATGTCACCGGCAGCCACGGCGTCACTGAACCGGCTTGCGGTGTACAGATCACGTTACCATCTGAAAACACAACGATCCGTCTACCGAATTCTGAAACCATCAACAGAAGACTTCACAGAAGCTATAATCATCGCGGTGATCCGGACGACTGGTCACTGAAATCCGCTTCCTGTTTCATTGCGGACATTCTGACGTCACGGCAGTCGCAGTACTGCGAGCCGGGCAGACCTGTCTGCGGAAGGGAATCTCATCACGAGACATCCTGCCAACTGTGCGTATCTGCTGACCGCAGTGCAGCCAGATTGACACGCAGCGTCTGTAACGCGTCCTCCAGGCTGCACAGTGGTGCGTACTTCCGTTCCAGCACGTCCAGCATAACTTCGGCGTTCCTGATGTACATGGCGTCACGGCCTTCACGTCTGTGGACTGATTCATGCCACTGCCCGTCGGGTTCGTTCATGAATCGCCAGCGATCTTCGGATGCCTGGAACTGCACGGTTCCGTTTTCACAAACGACGGTGAGCTGCCCATGGTTTGGATGCTGATACATATTCAGAGCATAACTGGCCATCACCGTATCGTGCCGTGCCAAAATGTGCACCGTGTCTTCCACCGTCACACCCTCCAGTTTCTGGTGGCCGGCATCGACTGAAATTCGAGTCATGGGGCCCACCAGCCATTCCGCCAGATTCAGCATGTGCGTGATCGAATCCTGGATACCCCCTCCGCCTGTCCGATGGTCCGAAAAATAAGTATCGCGATATGCCGGACGGTAATAAGCGAAATTCTGCCCTGAAGTCATGTAGAGCTGAAGCGGTTTGCCGAACCGGCCGGAATCGAGCGCTGCCTTCATCTCCCTCACCAGTGGACTGGACCGCAAATTATAGCTGACGGCGGCGATCAGATTCTTCTGTGTAATCAGTTGCCGGAGTTGCTCGATTCCGTCCAGTGAAGTCGACAGTGGTTTTTCGATGATCACATTGCAGCCAGACTGACACGCCTGTAAAGCGATTGGAATATGAGTATGTGCGGGAGATGCAACGAGCACGACGTCCCAGGACTCTGTCAAGGCTTCCTGCACATCACTAAACTGAGACTGTACCTGGTAACGATCTGCAACGGCGTTTCTCAGATCAGCATCAATTTCACAGATACCAGGTTCCGCTCGCCCGGTCTCCAGATAACAACGCAGATGACGTTCACCGATGGAACCGGTACCGACGATCAGCATCCGGTGTTTGCTGTTCTTCACTTCGTTGGGCATGTTCGCAAAATTCAGATTCAGGACGGCTGCCGGACCGGCAGCCGTCAAGTTTACAGGTCGCT
It includes:
- a CDS encoding GDSL-type esterase/lipase family protein; protein product: MVLAGPGTHAAICVLFICLHLDAAMKLGPLFLVLACSCGSPPLANNPPRNLTICCFGDSLVRGVGASDHNVTSYPAQLGEILNTEVTNQGLSGDTSKDGVDKLSHFNNQQFGIVIVTLGGNDILRRVNWQDTKQNLTRIFSELTGTGHFVVFTGIDVPLTPSRSKRCGQLCEAHGVLYVSNILDGITNNPKLLSDKIHPNDDGYRLMAERVANALRTAGIFAKL
- a CDS encoding Gfo/Idh/MocA family oxidoreductase codes for the protein MPNEVKNSKHRMLIVGTGSIGERHLRCYLETGRAEPGICEIDADLRNAVADRYQVQSQFSDVQEALTESWDVVLVASPAHTHIPIALQACQSGCNVIIEKPLSTSLDGIEQLRQLITQKNLIAAVSYNLRSSPLVREMKAALDSGRFGKPLQLYMTSGQNFAYYRPAYRDTYFSDHRTGGGGIQDSITHMLNLAEWLVGPMTRISVDAGHQKLEGVTVEDTVHILARHDTVMASYALNMYQHPNHGQLTVVCENGTVQFQASEDRWRFMNEPDGQWHESVHRREGRDAMYIRNAEVMLDVLERKYAPLCSLEDALQTLRVNLAALRSADTHSWQDVS